From one bacterium genomic stretch:
- a CDS encoding PLP-dependent transferase, with the protein FDLRGGAEFADAVCRNVRLIRHATSLGAVESTMERRAAIPGQEHLPPSLLRLSVGIEDPDDLWSDLDSAIRAAAR; encoded by the coding sequence GTTCGACCTGCGCGGCGGGGCGGAGTTCGCCGACGCGGTCTGCCGCAACGTCCGGCTCATCCGCCACGCGACGAGCCTCGGCGCGGTGGAGTCGACGATGGAGCGGCGCGCGGCGATCCCCGGCCAGGAGCACCTGCCGCCTTCGCTGCTGCGCCTCAGCGTCGGCATCGAGGACCCCGACGACCTCTGGTCCGACCTCGATTCCGCGATCCGCGCCGCGGCG